The following are from one region of the uncultured Hyphomonas sp. genome:
- a CDS encoding peptidylprolyl isomerase, with the protein MTQVKNGDTVSIHYTGTLNDGTTFDSSEGRDPLAFQVGSGQIIPGLDSAMAGMAVGDKKTVNVPCDQAYGPVNPDMRQQVQRTEIPAEIPTEVGTRLQMQAQNGQAIPVVVVDANETTVTLDANHPLAGQDLTFAIELVEIKPAA; encoded by the coding sequence ATGACGCAGGTCAAAAACGGCGACACCGTCAGCATTCACTATACCGGCACGCTGAACGACGGCACGACCTTCGACAGCTCCGAAGGACGTGACCCGCTGGCCTTCCAGGTCGGCTCCGGACAGATCATCCCGGGCCTCGATTCCGCGATGGCGGGCATGGCTGTCGGCGACAAGAAAACCGTCAACGTGCCATGCGATCAGGCTTACGGCCCGGTCAATCCGGACATGCGCCAGCAAGTGCAGCGCACCGAAATTCCGGCCGAGATCCCGACCGAAGTCGGCACGCGCCTCCAGATGCAGGCCCAGAACGGCCAGGCCATTCCGGTCGTCGTCGTCGATGCAAACGAAACCACCGTGACGCTGGACGCCAACCACCCGCTGGCCGGTCAGGACCTGACCTTCGCCATCGAACTGGTCGAAATCAAACCC